One stretch of Arachis hypogaea cultivar Tifrunner chromosome 20, arahy.Tifrunner.gnm2.J5K5, whole genome shotgun sequence DNA includes these proteins:
- the LOC112786263 gene encoding uncharacterized mitochondrial protein AtMg00810-like, producing the protein MTQPDITYAVNKVAIYAFTLCSALEGRQTDMHYLAGTSKMGLQIHKNYEFRIIAFNDLDWAADLDDPRSTIGYYVFLGTNLLCWLSRKQAAVSRSSSKAEFRALVDVMADTIWLQKLLNKMHLSLGPAPTTTRKALNTVRFTVGRYR; encoded by the coding sequence ATGACGCAGCCAGACATCACCTATGCAGTGAATAAAGTTGCAATATATGCATTTACCCTATGTTCAGCATTGGAAGGCCGTCAAACAGATATGCACTATCTAGCTGGTACTTCAAAAATGGGTCTTCAGATACACAAAAATTATGAATTCAGAATCATTGCCTTCAATGATTTGGATTGGGCTGCCGATTTGGATGATCCGAGGTCGACCATAGGATACTATGTCTTTCTTGGAACCAATCTACTATGTTGGTTGAGTCGCAAGCAAGCAGCAGTTTCTCGATCGAGTTCAAAGGCCGAGTTTCGGGCCTTAGTTGATGTTATGGCTGACACCATCTGGTTGCAAAAGTTGTTAAATAAAATGCACCTCTCGTTAGGTCCTGCTCCAACCACTACAAGAAAAGCGCTGAATACCGTCAGATTTACCGTCGGACGTTATCGGTAG